GTCCTTCTCGCAGGTGCAATACGAATCAATTATCTTAATTAAGATAATGCCGCATGCCCAGGAGATTTAAATCGGATGGATTGTATGCCGTGGACAACTGCGCACCGTTTAATAATTCTTTTTACAGTCGGTCCTTATTTAGCAGATTTAGTTCTCACGACAGTTAAAAgattattcattttctgtttttttttttttgttttttttttaaatcatagccGTGTTCATTCACTTAAAAAGTGAGCGAGCGCAGGgtgtttgttggttttaaaaCATAAACGGGAAAAATGTGAAAAGGTTGCcgttttctcagtttatttaatTAGAAATACGATGTGTCAAATATTTAAACTTTTCAGTTTTGGTTCGTTTTTATTTGCAGTGCCGGCCATCCTTTTTAATGTGAcgggtttatgtttttttttttttgggggggttatATAAAATTGAGCCGAAAGGAACAGATTTTGGTAGTTGGATCAGCGTAGTGATCCGTGAAACAGGCTTTTGTTAGAGCGCGTGTAGCTCGCGTGCCGACCTTCAATTTGAAAAGAAGTCATTCATTACTTAGAGACACTCAGGCCAGACTTGGCCACTTCACCGTCCAGCGACCACCCTCGCCACAAGTGCAGTTATAGCGAAGATTAACGGCGCTTAGGATTTTGGGATTTAAGGACCAAAAAGATTTCAACGCGCGGTGTGACCCGCCAGTCTGAGCAGAAGTCGGCAACGCAGCTCCTTAAAACGACGGCGCTTATTTTGGACGATTTTGATTTGCGGGATGGGCGGCCGTCTGTCTGACTTCCTAATGGACTTAGGCGAGTAAACCGCCTGGCCTAAATCTTCTTTAAcgagaaggaaaaataaaactgaggatCGCAAGGATTCACTCTTTGTttctctataaataaataaatacacacacacacacacacatacaaaatacTCACATGTATATACAGATAAATACGCGTGATTAGAACTTCTCAAAATTCTTTTCGGCTATGAATCACTGCATGTAAAGAGGAATAAAACAGCGGAATTCTCCACAATGCACTTGCTTTACATTCATTTGAAACAGCATCAGTCCCAAGCCAAGTTGGTTAAGACCGTATGGAGATAAAAGATACAGAACATACAACAAGAAGAACGGCAAAAGCAcaagcaattattattattattattattattattaataataataataaaataataataataattatattgaaACCAACAATATTTTAGATTCACACCTAATTAAAGAACATTTCACATGCgtgtagaaaatattttaatctatctatctatctatctatctatctatctatctatctatctatctatctatctatctatctatctatctctctattatatagtgcctttcctatctatctatctatctatctatctatctatctatctatctatctatctatctatctatcgtgcctttaacttctatctatcatttatatagcgcctttcctatctactGTTTATGTTATATACTACCCTCCTTAGCTATCTATCTCTCTACCTGTTTTATAGTGTCTAcgtatatatctattatacttatattgtcttctttagccatttatttatttgtttgtttgttatattgTGGATTCcatgtctgtttatttttttatatattatatactgctcttcttttttcctatctatctatctatctatctatctatctatctatctatctatctatctatctatctatctatctatctatctatccgagataaaatatgaatatcaattataacataatataaattaaaataatgtattatctatatatctgtctatctaagatACGAATgtctattataatataatatgaattaGAAATGACGGACCTCTTCAAAACGGCCCAACACTTTAATTGCAGATGCAATGCTCTTGTGCCGGTGTGCAGCTTGATTTTTTCCACTCCATGTATAAATctcgttatttatttatttatttatttatttatttataataacaatTTATTCCTGAAAGCTCTTTTCAGTGACTTCGAGTTAAACCTGGAAAAGGGATAACTATAGGGCTAAGACGACAGTTCAGGAGTATACAGTGAGTATGCGGCATTTAAACAAAGATCACATATGATtgtataatttaatttgattGATGAATTCATATTTAGGAAGTCACTTCCAGGTGCAGAAAGGGTTAATTTATCCTGCGGGTACAAACAGGTCCACGGAGTCTCTAACTGGCGACAGATGGCCACTTTCTTTTGGCCACAAAGGGATGGAACGGAGAGCTCTGCTGCATACAAATGGACGCGGTCACGTGACGGTGGGGGCCGTTTGCCTGACGTGGGTGACCATATGGCGCGTGCCAGTAAAAAAGAGGGCGGAGCCAGTCTGCCAGCCTCTAGTTGCAAGGTTATGAGCCGCGGCTCCGGATAGACCATGCTCATCTCTCAGCATCAGCAGCGCCGCTATATAACCTGAGCATCCACCACACAGGCATCCAGAAAATAGCGTGTCACCTCGCAAGAAGGGTTATGAGAGCACACTAACGAGAGATACGGCAAAAGGTAACTGATCTGCTTCATGAACTTGACGGGCAAACAATAATTGTGCATTTGCGTCGTGAATCATTCCGTAAAATTGGTTCATGTTGAATTCTAAAATCGTAACCGCATAGGTGTatcttgttgttttaaataataataaaaaaaaaaataaattaaaaagcctATCTGGTAAAAGGCAGGAGTATACGAGGCCGAACTCAAATCaatattcttctgctttctgaatGTACCACACTATACATTATTAATTGGCGTGGAAGTAGAATTTAGCGAAAAGCGGCGTGAAAGATAGGACCATATGCTACCTGTTACAGCATCAGGAAACAGGAGACCAGGCGAACAATTAGTAATGAATTGAATTGTTGCATCGAATTTGCTCACACCCAGAGGAATTTCAGCCCAACAGTTCCCGGTTTTGTAAAAGGCGAGGAATGCCATCCACGTTGGCTGGGCTCTCTTTTTTAGCCTTAAGAGTGAGTTTGGCTGGGAAACCGTCCTTTATCGAATAACACGAACGGTTTATTCTTTAACAAGCCGCCTTAGATATTAAACGAATGTTtacaaggagaagaagaaaataatCATCTGAACCGCTGAGATTTAATTATACGTATAGAATTTCATAATATCGTACCTTCTGTCTCCGTAACGCTATATAACAAAATTGCCTGGGCTTATTTTACTGACgtctttaatgttttatttttactgcgaATTgggcattttatttaaataattgtgtTTAATACAATAACACATTATTATATCAAAATAATCGATTAATGTACTTTTTTCCTTGAATCTGAATTCGTTGCTgcaactttgttttttctttaaaaccacGTAAAGCTCATAAATCgggattgatttgttttattttttgcaggtTATACTTAGAGCTGGCATTTTGGTTTGTATGTTTGTTATGCAAATCACTTAATTTGGAAGTCGTTGAGTGAAAATGTAAACGTTCAACGTGTGTGTTGTGCTTTTAAGATGTGTTTAATTTACACGTGTTAATAAAACAATGGTACTGTAAACGCACATTCGagtaataaattgcattaaaaTGGATCCGATTTTTATGTTATTACTTATTTGGCTGGCGCCTTTATCCGTACGTTCGTTTTGTTCTTCCAATTGCAGCACAGGtatgcaggtgaagtgacttgctcagggtcacacggtgtcagatctgaacccacaacctcagggcttaaggtccaaagccttaaaccgCTACGTCGcaatgctacttttttttttttacaaattaattctatttattaCTGTATAGTGCCCTTCACTGACGCCGTGACGAGTTCTCAGGTGAAACGCAGGTACAAACAGATCGTCATACATCGATTGTGTTTTTCATTGCTGCAGGTTTCGACAATGACAAAATCCTACACAGACAACAGCATCATGCCGGAGTCCCAAAGTACCTCCAACTGGACCGACGAATGCCTGAGCTCTCAAGACGAACACgacatggaaaagaaaaatgacgAGGACCCCATGGCTAAAGACGACGAGGACGAGGATGACGAGCTTAGCAGACTGGAGGACGACGAGGAAGAAGacgaggaagaggaggatgaaGATGACCAGAAACCTAAGCGACGAGGgcccaagaaaaagaaaatgaccaaaGCCAGGCAACAGCGTTTTAAACTTCGGCGCATGAAAGCCAACGCGCGAGAAAGGAACCGCATGCACGGACTCAACGACGCCCTGGACAGCCTGCGCAAAGTTGTCCCGTGTTATTCCAAGACGCAAAAGCTCTCCAAGATCGAGACCTTGAGGCTGGCGAAGAATTACATCTGGGCGCTTTCGGAAATCCTGAGGTCAGGCAAAAGCCCCGACTTGATGTCTTTCGTGCAAGCCCTCTGCAAAGGCTTGTCGCAGCCCACGACAAATCTGGTGGCCGGGTGCCTTCAGCTGAACCCCAGAACTTTCCTTCCGGAGCAGAGCCAGGAAATGCCCTCACATATGCAAACGGCCAGTGCTTCCTTCCCGGTCCATCCGTTCACCTACCAGTCTCCCGGTCTTCCCAGTCCTCCGTACGGTACCATGGACAGCTCCCACATCTTTCACGTGAAGCCGCACTCGTACGGGAGCGCGCTCGAGCCTTTCTTCGAGAACGCGCTCAATGACTGCACGAGTCCTTCCTTTGACGGACCTTTGAGTCCACCTCTGAGCGTCAACGGGAACTTCTCCTTCAAGCACGAACCGGCGTCGGAGTTCGAGAAAAATTATGCCTTCACCATGCACTATCCGGCAGCCGGACTGGCGGGGGCACAGGGTCACGCTTCCCTTTACGCGAGCTCTGCCCCTCGGTGCGAAATCCCCATGGACAGCATCATGTCGTACGACGGACATTCCCATCACGAGCGAGTCATGAGTGCCCAGCTCAATGCTATTTTTCACGATTAACGGGGaaaggataaaaaacaaaaacagaaatagcaCGTTGAAGAACCCAATCAGACGTACTCAGTGACTGTCTTTTCTACGCGTCCTCAAATTGAGTACCATCGCTACAAAAGTGCAAATATACGTTTATTTTGAAGTATGTACTTAATGTTGTTACTGCCTTGAGGAGAATCGGGGGTCCCCAGTCCCATTCCCCTTATGTATTATATGTACTCTATATAGCGCTTCTATATCTAAGCCACGGTCTAACGGAAAAAGAAGAACGGTGGCACTATCTGATCCATTTAACAAAACCGCAAGCAATAATTAGGAATCTAtgcaatttttaaacaaatatgggccaattaaaatatatataaaaaaatatatatatatatttttcaaccAGCATTTTACTACTTATCTTTCCCATGCTGAATTATTTTGTTGTGATTTTGTACAGAATTTTTAATGAACTTTTATAAGGTCGATTTCCTTTTTAACCCATGCAGCTCCatcaatattttataataaaaagaagtaaaaaaaaaaagaaaagtagaattatgtctaatttatatgaaaagaaaaaaaaaattaaataatctaaCCAGCAGACAAGTGCTTAGAAATCTATTCTGTTGCCTTAGCACTTCTTTACTGTAAAATCATGCAAGCTTGCACAATTCTATTTTATTCTCCCACAAATTTATGTTGGTCTTTGGTGAAAGGAGGAAATTAAAACTTGTAtccgaataataataataataataataataataataatagtaaacccTGTCCAAGGACtattcatgccttgcaccctattcttgctgggataggctccagcttcctggTGATCTTGCTCTGGATAAGCGGACTTAGAAatttgatgaatggatggatggatgaatggataataataatactaatactactactactaacaataatcatcatcatcctcaccctcatcatcttattattattattattattattattattattattcctgtccAGGAACGGCTCCTGCCTTTCGCCCTTTGCTTGCTAGGTTAGGATCCAGCCTGCCCACAATTCTGCCCAAGATAAAGCgggtttagaaaattaatggatggataatataatataatatactaataACAATAGCCATAATGATAATATCTGATGCACCCtcttcaggaattgttcctgccttggtctatatgcttgctgggatagactccagcttccccGCGACCCagctcaggataaagtgggttcagaaagtgaatggatggataatattaatatgggtctgagaatgttatgctcaGTTAATAATGCCATGAAACACTGCAGACTGATAggagataataataaaaataatgcccTACAGCCTCAAACTGGACTGAAAGGGTTTTTATTAATAAtggttaataaataataataaaactaaattgcaccttcactcttaaaaatgctggttctaaaatggcacttGACTGGGCTGTGTGGTTCCATTGCTCGatttcattctgggaaaggtGATCAGCGAATTAAGTTGgttctttggactttgaaaaatgactaaaatcttttagtgtagtaggcaggatactgGCAGATTTTGAAAACCTGAACTTATCCTATGTTATCGTATTGAGTAAGAGTTCCTTTAAAAATCCtaaacccattggtatttcacaattcTCTAGTGTCTGTTCAAGGTTACTTATGGAACCCATTACAGAATTAAAGGAGGGGTTCTTTCTAGACCCTTCTCACGGACCCCTCTTTCCCGCTTTGTAGAGCCACTTTGGCTCTATATTCTTAAGAGTGTTGTGTTGGTGCATGTAATCAATGGCGCTATAAATAAAGGATTGCTTGATTGGTTATAATCACACATATATCTGAAAGGCATATGGAGACCGTAATTGCACAAAAGGTTCTGATAAAACTAAAAAGCCAACATCTTTGTGACGGCAAACGCTGCTTGACTATCATATATTTTTgcactgtttcttttctttctttttttgtttttcattttttttttctatgttaaacaTACGTTTGCTTTTTCGGCTGCCACTCACCCTGATGTAGAAAGCAGCTTGCCCCTCGAATAATTAACTGCATGATTCTGCGCtggaaagaatcggtggcttaATGTATAAAAACACGGAGCCGGCAGTTTTACGCTATTACGTTATTGCAAATTTTCCTCTAGTTGTTAGGTAGTACGCTagtcaaaagagagaaagagaaatgaaaaatctAAGAAGAAAAACACCAACGCTCACGCAAACGACTCCATAAATAGATCAATAGTTAATGCATGTATAATGCAgttcagaaaaaatacatttaaaaaagtgcTGTTTGAAGTGTATCTTGCTGGTTCAACTTGAATCAATTTGTACTGTACTTCTGTTTGTAATCCTGTATATTATGATGTATTGCCACAACGCATTTTGGGATTTCTAATAAACATCTCTggaccatttttaaaaaaatagtattGGACATTTGGTAAAATGTTGCATTTCTCTTTAAATGTGATTTTCTTAGTGTTATGTAATTCCTAtgggattattgtttattttgatagCTCATAAAAGGTGcaaaaattttattatttgtagaataaaagtaattatCTCGATGTCTGTGTTTAAAAGTGTGTGCATTTCGGGGTTTTGCTCAATGCTATTTTTCACGATTAACGGGGaaaggataaaaaacaaaaacagaaatagcaCGTTGAAGAACCCAATCAGACGTACTCAGTGACTGTCTTTTCTACGCGTCCTCAAATTGAGTACCATCGCTACAAAAGTGCAAATATACGTTTATTTTGAAGTATGTACTTAATGTTGTTACTGCCTTGAGGAGAATCGGGGGTCCCCAGTCCCATTCCCCTTATGTATTATATGTACTCTATATAGCGCTTCTATATCTAAGCCACGGTCTAACGGAAAAAGAAGAACGGTGGCACTATCTGATCCATTTAACAAAACCGCAAGCAATAATTAGGAATCTAtgcaatttttaaacaaatatgggccaattaaaatatatataaaaaatatatatatatttttcaaccAGCATTTTACTACTTATCTTTCCCATGCTGAATTATTTTGTTGTGATTTTGTACAGAATTTTTAATGAACTTTTATAAGGTCGATTTCCTTTTTTAACCCATGCAGCTCCatcaatattttataataaaaagaagtaaaaaaaaaaagaaaagtagaattatgtctaatttatatgaaaagaaaaaaaaaattaaataatctaaCCAGCAGACAAGTGCTTAGAAATCTATTCTGTTGCCTTAGCACTTCTTTACTGTAAAATCATGCAAGCTTGCACAATTCTATTTTATTCTCCCACAAATTTATGTTGGTCTTTGGTGAAAGGAGGAAATTAAAAACTTGTAtccgaataataataataataataataataataataatagtaaacccTGTCCAAGGACtattcatgccttgcaccctattcttgctgggataggctccagcttcctggTGATCTTGCTCTGGATAAGCGGACTTAGAAatttgatgaatggatggatggatgaatggataataataatactaatactactactactaacaataatcatcatcatcctcaccctcatcatcttattattattattattattattattattattcctgtccAGGAACGGCTCCTGCCTTTCGCCCTTTGCTTGCTAGGTTAGGATCCAGCCTGCCCACAATTCTGCCCAAGATAAAGCgggtttagaaaattaatggatggataatataatataatatactaataACAATAGCCATAATGATAATATCTGATGCACCCtcttcaggaattgttcctgccttggtctatatgcttgctgggatagactccagcttccccacccagctcaggataaagtgggttcagaaagtgaatggatggataatattaatatgggtctgagaatgttatgctcaGTTAATAATGCCATGAAACACTGCAGACTGATAggagataataataaaaataatgcccTACAGCCTCAAACTGGACTGAAAGGGTTTTTATTAATAAtggttaataaataataataaaactaaattgcaccttcactcttaaaaatgctggttctaaaatggcacttGACTGGGCTGTGTGGTTCCATTGCTCGatttcattctgggaaaggtGATCAGCGAATTAAGTTGgttctttggactttgaaaaatgactaaaatcttttagtgtagtaggcaggatactgGCAGATTTTGAAAACCTGAACTTATCCTATGTTATCGTATTGAGTAAGAGTTCCTTTAAAAATCCtaaacccattggtatttcacaattcTCTAGTGTCTGTTCAAGGTTACTTATGGAACCCATTACAGAATTAAAGGAGGGGTTCTTTCTAGACCCTTCTCACGGACCCCTCTTTCCCGCTTTGTAGAGCCACTTTGGCTCTATATTCTTAAGAGTGTTGTGTTGGTGCATGTAATCAATGGCGCTATAAATAAAGGATTGCTTGATTGGTTATAATCACACATATATCTGAAAGGCATATGGAGACCGTAATTGCACAAAAGGTTCTGATAAAACTAAAAAGCCAACATCTTTGTGACGGCAAACGCTGCTTGACTATCATATATTTTTgcactgtttcttttctttctttttttgtttttcattttttttttctatgttaaacaTACGTTTGCTTTTTCGGCTGCCACTCACCCTGATGTAGAAAGCAGCTTGCCCCTCGAATAATTAACTGCATGATTCTGCGCtggaaagaatcggtggctt
This portion of the Polypterus senegalus isolate Bchr_013 chromosome 6, ASM1683550v1, whole genome shotgun sequence genome encodes:
- the neurod1 gene encoding neurogenic differentiation factor 1, with the protein product MTKSYTDNSIMPESQSTSNWTDECLSSQDEHDMEKKNDEDPMAKDDEDEDDELSRLEDDEEEDEEEEDEDDQKPKRRGPKKKKMTKARQQRFKLRRMKANARERNRMHGLNDALDSLRKVVPCYSKTQKLSKIETLRLAKNYIWALSEILRSGKSPDLMSFVQALCKGLSQPTTNLVAGCLQLNPRTFLPEQSQEMPSHMQTASASFPVHPFTYQSPGLPSPPYGTMDSSHIFHVKPHSYGSALEPFFENALNDCTSPSFDGPLSPPLSVNGNFSFKHEPASEFEKNYAFTMHYPAAGLAGAQGHASLYASSAPRCEIPMDSIMSYDGHSHHERVMSAQLNAIFHD